A segment of the Candidatus Neomarinimicrobiota bacterium genome:
ATTCTCGCCTTAGGCTCTTCCTTCATCTCCTTCCACTGCGCGATCCAGCCAGGCAGGCGTCCCATAGCAAACATGACCGTAAACATCTCGGTGGGTATGCCCATGGCACGATAAATAATGCCGGAATAGAAGTCGACATTCGGGTAGAGCTTTCGCTTAATGAAAAAATCATCCTTGAGAGCCACGTCCTCCAATTCCTTTGCAATCTCAAGGAGAGGATCATCAACTCCGAGCTTCTGAAGGAGTCTGTCAGCGGCCCCTTTCAGTATCTTGGCTCTGGGATCAAAGTTCTTATACACCCTGTGCCCGAAACCAAACAGCTTGAAATCGGACTCCTTATCTTTTGCCATATCAACATACTTCTTGTAGTTCATGTCGTCATCACGGATTACACCGAGCATTTCGATCACTTTCTGGTTCGCTCCACCATGGAGCCTCCCCCAGAGTGCCGCTATCCCTCCAGCGATGGAAATGAACAGATTGGCCTCACTGCTTCCCACCATTCTGACAGTAGATGTAGAGCAGTTCTGCTCGTGATCAGCATGCAAGATGAGAAGAAGCCTTAAAGCATCGGCCATCACGGGATCTACTGCATATTCTTCTGAAGGCATAGCAAACATCATGTTGAGGAAGTTTGCTTCAAAACCAAGTTCGTTAATTGGATAGACGAACGGCTGCCCGCACGATTTCTTGTACGAGAACGCTGCCAGAGTCTTCAGTTTGGCCAGAAGACGGATAATATTTATGTCCAAGTCGCCATTCTCTTCATCCGGGTAGAACGTTGAAAGAGCTGCCACTGTTGAAGCCAGAACACCCATTGGATGGGCATTCATGGGATAACCGTCAAAGAAG
Coding sequences within it:
- a CDS encoding citrate synthase, translated to MMATAKIILDDQTVEYPVFIGSEGEKSIDLTKLRKETGYITFDPAYGNTGSCASSITFIDGEKGILRYRGIPIEQLAEHSTFVEVCYLLIYGYLPSDEELTEFTKQLTYHSMIHEDFKRFFDGYPMNAHPMGVLASTVAALSTFYPDEENGDLDINIIRLLAKLKTLAAFSYKKSCGQPFVYPINELGFEANFLNMMFAMPSEEYAVDPVMADALRLLLILHADHEQNCSTSTVRMVGSSEANLFISIAGGIAALWGRLHGGANQKVIEMLGVIRDDDMNYKKYVDMAKDKESDFKLFGFGHRVYKNFDPRAKILKGAADRLLQKLGVDDPLLEIAKELEDVALKDDFFIKRKLYPNVDFYSGIIYRAMGIPTEMFTVMFAMGRLPGWIAQWKEMKEEPKAR